The Oryzias melastigma strain HK-1 linkage group LG20, ASM292280v2, whole genome shotgun sequence genome includes the window GCCTGCAGATGGGGCAGGTGTTGTTTTCAGACAGCCAGCGGTCAATGCAGTGGATGTGGAACTCATGGGAGCATGGCAGACGACGCAGCTTGTTGCCCTGGGCGTATTCGTTGATGCAGACACTGCATGCACGACCGATCTCGCCCTCCAGGCTGGCCTGACTGTATGTACGTGTGGATAGATTGTCAATCTGTTCTTTGGTCAGGCCTCTGGGGTGCTCATCGTCTTCGTCAtcgtttagcaaaaaaaagtgcGCCAACCTCAAGATGGGCAAGGTGCCATTTTCTACTAGGTTGTTGGTGTCTCTGTTGTTGGGTCGCCCATCGGTGGCGGTCACGACTGCTCCTCCAAGTCTGGCCTGCCCACTCTGGTCATGGTCAACCCCCAGGGGCCCCACTCTCTCCTGAACAATCTCCCTTGTTCCAGCCTGGTTAGGTGCACTTTCATTAGTATACAGATGACCTGTGGTACTATGTGTACCACTAACATCTGTGCGGCTAGGGGCAACATTTTCTGAATCAGCTTCCGTCTCCATCAAGGAGCTGAGCTCCCCAAATCCAGTCATAATCTGACGTAAGATGGAGCGTAGGGCGGTGGAATTGGGTTCTCCCAGGCCCGTCTCGCTGATGCGTCTTAGTGGAATCCGGATAGTGCTAACATAGGTGCGGATCCCGGCCCGCTCAGAGCGAGAGATAGTTCGTCTGAATCCACCGCTGTCACTCTCAAAGGTAACGGTGTTCTCAGCAACTCGTGCGCGGGAGCGGGTTCTGCTTGCGATGCTGTCCCGATCACGGTTTTCACCTGGTCGAATCCTTCTCACCTGAAGGTCTAACATTATAGTGGGGTGTCGTCTCAATGCAGaacctccagcagctccagaaaCCTGTGAATCGTTCTCACGTTCTGCTGCGTCTGCTGACTCCGGCAGAGCAGCGGGTTCTGACGCAGCTTCCCCCGTATCCATCAACACTGAGGTTGTGACAGTACTTGGCTCAACAGTGTGAGTAGCAGAGCCGGTGTGGCCACTGCTGGATGGTGGAGGAGTACTCACGACACGTGTTCTTTGCAAAGGGGAGCGACTTCGTCTTGACACGCGAGGTGAAACCCCACTTCCTGCTGCAGACCTGCGCGCCCGACCCCTTGATCGAGTCCTCCCTCCATCCGATTCCTGTCCCACAACTGAGGCTTGTGACCCAGATGGTGATGGCTGCTCTATGGGACAGTCTAAAGGAGGTGACACGTTGCTATGCCCCTGTTCTACTTCTACATTCAAGAGTTGATGCCTTAAAGGTGTAGTGTGATCTACAGGAAGATTTGAAAAAGTGTTAGGAGTTGCAGGAGGGTGCAAAACGGTCCCCCGTCTTTGAACAGTGACTGGGTTGGCTTCAGGGGGAAGTGCAGAAGGGTTCATTAAAAGTGAAGCACTACTACTACGAGTACGGCGAGTCTGCATCCTTGTACTGATAGCTGGCCAAGACGAGGGATACGGGGCTGGCCTTGATGTGACTGAAGAGCGATGGCTAGTTAAGGAGGAAACTGCATTAGTCGAGGGGGCAGCTGAGGCGGGAGTATTCACTGGCCTCTCAACTGCATCTGCAGTGTCCACTGGGTCATTATGCTCTCCTGGCTCTGGCTGGTCATGGTTTATATTGATCTCCAAGCTGAAACGGAATTCCCCACTGTTGGGGTTGGTCCGGCTGACAGCACGCCACGTTTGGTTGCCACTCTGTCCACTACGAGTGGCGTTACCAGTACGCCTGAAGGTGTTAAGCCACTCCAGCAATGAATCACTATTTGATGTTTCTGCTCCAGCCTCTGTTCCCCCTGGAAACAAATACATATACATGTCTATGTATAATAGAgttatgtaaaaaacaaaaaaagagtaggCTTAAATGCTTATAGGTAAGAAAgcaccaaatttaaaaaacaatttcctaATATCTACAATTACAGACCTAAAATACAAAACGATTTTGAttactacattaaaaaaaaaaaaatgtttatatcttagcttcaaatttttaaaaagtgaaaacaagagCTGTAAACAACTTGCAGCAGTTTTTCCATCTTTCCTACCTGTCCCTCTTCGCTCTGTAGGACCTCTCTGCTCCGCGTCATCACTGACGCTCTGATGCTCCCCAGCATACACTGTCTGTGAGCGCTGCTCGGTGTGGGGTTGAGACGACACGCACTCCTTTGCTCCATCCAGACGCTGGCGAAGCTCCTCTGCAGTCACGTCTCCTGCAAAGCAAACATGGGCAGAAGAATTCCTGAATTAATTTGGTTCATTCATG containing:
- the rnf6 gene encoding E3 ubiquitin-protein ligase RNF6, with translation MDPPGGGDERQRQAERLRREEAYYHFINELSEEEYRLMRDGNLLGTPGDVTAEELRQRLDGAKECVSSQPHTEQRSQTVYAGEHQSVSDDAEQRGPTERRGTGGTEAGAETSNSDSLLEWLNTFRRTGNATRSGQSGNQTWRAVSRTNPNSGEFRFSLEININHDQPEPGEHNDPVDTADAVERPVNTPASAAPSTNAVSSLTSHRSSVTSRPAPYPSSWPAISTRMQTRRTRSSSASLLMNPSALPPEANPVTVQRRGTVLHPPATPNTFSNLPVDHTTPLRHQLLNVEVEQGHSNVSPPLDCPIEQPSPSGSQASVVGQESDGGRTRSRGRARRSAAGSGVSPRVSRRSRSPLQRTRVVSTPPPSSSGHTGSATHTVEPSTVTTSVLMDTGEAASEPAALPESADAAERENDSQVSGAAGGSALRRHPTIMLDLQVRRIRPGENRDRDSIASRTRSRARVAENTVTFESDSGGFRRTISRSERAGIRTYVSTIRIPLRRISETGLGEPNSTALRSILRQIMTGFGELSSLMETEADSENVAPSRTDVSGTHSTTGHLYTNESAPNQAGTREIVQERVGPLGVDHDQSGQARLGGAVVTATDGRPNNRDTNNLVENGTLPILRLAHFFLLNDDEDDEHPRGLTKEQIDNLSTRTYSQASLEGEIGRACSVCINEYAQGNKLRRLPCSHEFHIHCIDRWLSENNTCPICRQPILAVHHD